One window from the genome of Chryseobacterium culicis encodes:
- a CDS encoding carbon starvation protein A, producing MESLNNINALTLIFVSVLIFAIAYRFYGIFIANKVLRLNDQNTTPAVEFADGKDYVATNKNVLFGHHFAAIAAAGPLVGPVLAAQFGYLPGALWILIGCVLGGGVHDMIVLFASVRHKGQSLATIASKEIGKTTGTVAGFAILFILILTLAGLSLACINAMHEASWSLFTVVITMPIAIIMGLIMRYKKNSVLFASILGGILLIAGIIGGHTLMQNPTMNGLFSWDIKTISIAIPLYGFIASVLPVWLLLVPRDYLSTYLKIGTIIMLAIGVIVIHPTIQMPAITAFVNGGGPIIGGPVLPFIFIVIACGAISGFHAVIATGTTPKMLNKEREILFVGYGAMLVEGFVALMALIAACTLMPGDYFAINTPKEAYDSFLAAHPSLHGVDIDYYSQKIGIDLYGRTGGAVSLAVGMAHIFNKIPYMDQLTAYWYNFAIMFEAVFILTAIDAGTRVGRFFLQEMLGSVVPKFNDKNWIPGIIISSILFTFAWGYLVYTGNVNSIWPLFGISNQLLAACGLIVCTTMLIRMNRGKYALCSAIPGVFMAGITFWAGYIQVTAIYIPKGQYLLAVLAATAMALMLIVFIGAFIKWYQLLKINTTEIDHYGEPVKELVER from the coding sequence ATGGAATCTTTAAACAATATCAATGCGCTTACTCTCATATTTGTATCTGTTCTTATTTTTGCAATAGCTTACCGTTTCTATGGTATTTTTATTGCCAATAAAGTCCTCCGGCTCAACGACCAGAATACCACCCCTGCCGTGGAATTTGCAGATGGTAAAGATTATGTGGCAACCAATAAAAATGTACTTTTCGGACATCACTTTGCTGCTATTGCTGCTGCCGGACCTTTGGTAGGGCCTGTTCTTGCAGCACAGTTCGGATATCTTCCCGGTGCTTTATGGATACTGATAGGATGCGTACTGGGTGGCGGAGTACATGATATGATCGTACTTTTTGCTTCAGTAAGACATAAAGGACAGAGTCTTGCCACTATCGCCTCTAAAGAAATAGGAAAAACAACAGGAACTGTAGCAGGTTTTGCCATCCTTTTTATTTTGATTCTCACATTGGCAGGATTGTCTCTGGCTTGTATCAATGCTATGCATGAAGCTTCATGGTCTCTTTTTACCGTTGTAATTACCATGCCCATTGCCATCATTATGGGACTGATTATGCGCTATAAAAAGAACAGTGTTCTGTTTGCCAGTATCCTTGGAGGAATCCTCCTGATTGCCGGAATTATTGGGGGACATACGCTCATGCAGAATCCTACGATGAATGGTTTATTTTCATGGGATATTAAAACAATTTCTATTGCAATTCCTTTGTATGGTTTTATTGCGTCTGTATTACCGGTTTGGCTTCTTTTAGTTCCTAGAGATTATCTTTCAACCTATTTAAAGATCGGAACTATTATTATGCTGGCTATCGGGGTAATTGTTATTCATCCTACGATACAGATGCCTGCCATTACAGCTTTTGTAAATGGTGGTGGCCCTATTATTGGCGGCCCCGTACTTCCTTTTATCTTTATTGTGATTGCCTGTGGAGCCATTTCCGGATTTCATGCTGTGATTGCAACAGGAACCACTCCGAAAATGCTTAACAAAGAGAGAGAAATTCTTTTCGTGGGATATGGAGCCATGCTTGTGGAAGGTTTTGTAGCTTTAATGGCACTTATTGCTGCCTGTACGCTAATGCCTGGTGATTATTTTGCCATCAATACTCCAAAAGAAGCTTATGATTCATTTCTTGCAGCCCATCCATCACTACACGGAGTAGATATTGATTATTACTCACAGAAAATTGGTATTGATCTTTATGGAAGAACCGGAGGTGCTGTATCTCTGGCTGTAGGAATGGCTCATATTTTCAATAAAATCCCGTACATGGATCAGCTGACAGCTTATTGGTATAATTTTGCCATTATGTTTGAAGCAGTATTTATTCTTACCGCTATTGACGCGGGAACAAGGGTGGGACGTTTCTTTTTACAGGAAATGCTGGGGTCAGTAGTTCCAAAATTCAATGATAAAAACTGGATTCCGGGAATTATTATCAGCAGTATTCTTTTCACTTTTGCCTGGGGATATCTGGTGTATACCGGAAATGTAAACAGTATCTGGCCATTATTTGGAATCAGTAATCAGCTATTGGCAGCCTGCGGACTCATTGTCTGCACAACAATGCTGATCAGGATGAACAGAGGAAAATATGCTTTATGCTCGGCTATTCCCGGCGTTTTTATGGCTGGAATTACATTCTGGGCGGGCTATATTCAGGTAACAGCTATTTATATTCCAAAAGGACAGTATTTACTGGCAGTTTTAGCAGCCACAGCAATGGCTCTTATGCTTATTGTATTTATAGGAGCTTTCATCAAGTGGTATCAGCTGCTTAAAATCAACACCACTGAAATTGATCATTATGGTGAACCCGTGAAGGAGCTGGTAGAAAGGTAA
- a CDS encoding TonB-dependent receptor plug domain-containing protein, whose amino-acid sequence MKNKKTILSASVLFFLGVFTYGQEKDSIKANKDTIKTNTVEEVVVLGSRAGARSKVDSPVPVDVFNVKESSIILPQTNIGQILNAVAPSFTSTIQTNSDGTDHLDPAQLRGLGPDQVLVLVNGKRRHTSALVNVNGTPGRGTVGTDLNAIPSFALNRIEVLRDGASAQYGSDAIAGVINLDLKRDTGKLAGQISYGGNLTPTANDHTGDFDGQNIQLDLNYGNKIGTKGGFFNITWSSQFRNPTYRAGTESGPIYNAYNAIEQRALNDGVNLSSLFTNINNTPNSQQIVNYVHQYAQNVSYFSPDLQNSIQGANTISALQNVLKSANFTRDQLNYITDQELAYRGQTRKDFNMQVGQSKLNNHQLFVNAEIPVSDNWKVYTFGGYSLRHGTSGGFYRRPSESRTFTGLYSSGYLPQIGTDIQDISLAAGIKGKWDGWNIDFSNTYGQNSFTYNIQNTGNTSLRFASPREFNAGGLRFSQNTINLDFSKKYDVWEGINVAFGAEHRYENFKITQGEEASYATYDVSGNVWNGNSVRPTDFFGAALPGGSQVFNGFKPGNAVDKNRQSVAAYADVEFNFTNWLLVDAAARYENYSDFGSTFNYKLASRIKVAPNFNVRFAGSTGFRAPSIHQIYYNVTSTLFTNNQLLEVGTFSNDSQLAGLLDMPKLKQETSKSASVGFTYRIPAVGLSFTADGYFTRIDNRIILTDQFLRASVPQKAQEAYDQLGINAAQFFTNAIDTETKGLDVVISHNARFSGFKLDNNFAINLNKTKQVGDIHSAGLLQSPQLEKVYFSEKSRVYLEEAVPRVKASLSHTLSWKNATFYLRNTYFGKVTGADIIDVNGDGIIDFNEHQPIGDKIITDLSAAYQFTKNVGLTLGVNNLFDIYPTKNLTASTNNDQFIYSRSTSQFGQNGRYVFARLNFNF is encoded by the coding sequence ATGAAAAATAAGAAAACTATTCTTTCGGCCTCTGTTTTATTTTTCCTAGGCGTATTTACTTACGGACAGGAAAAAGACAGCATAAAAGCAAATAAAGACACCATAAAAACCAATACGGTTGAAGAAGTAGTTGTATTGGGTTCAAGAGCCGGAGCCAGATCTAAAGTAGACAGCCCGGTTCCTGTAGACGTATTCAATGTGAAAGAATCTTCAATCATCCTTCCGCAAACCAATATCGGACAGATTCTGAATGCGGTAGCGCCTTCGTTTACTTCTACTATTCAGACTAATTCCGATGGAACAGACCATTTGGATCCTGCACAGCTGAGAGGATTAGGTCCGGATCAGGTTTTGGTTTTGGTGAATGGGAAAAGAAGACATACTTCAGCATTAGTGAATGTAAACGGAACACCCGGAAGAGGTACTGTAGGAACCGATTTGAATGCTATTCCATCTTTTGCTTTAAACAGAATTGAAGTATTAAGGGACGGTGCTTCTGCCCAATATGGATCTGATGCTATTGCCGGAGTAATCAATCTTGATCTGAAAAGAGACACCGGAAAACTGGCAGGACAGATCAGTTATGGAGGAAATTTAACGCCAACAGCTAATGACCATACCGGAGATTTTGACGGACAGAATATTCAGCTGGATTTAAACTATGGTAATAAAATCGGTACTAAAGGAGGTTTCTTTAATATTACCTGGTCTTCACAGTTCAGAAACCCAACATACAGAGCCGGAACTGAAAGTGGTCCTATTTATAATGCTTATAACGCCATTGAACAACGTGCTTTGAATGACGGAGTGAATCTTTCTTCTCTTTTTACAAATATCAACAATACTCCCAATTCACAGCAGATTGTAAATTATGTACATCAGTATGCGCAAAATGTAAGCTATTTCTCTCCGGATCTGCAAAATTCAATCCAGGGAGCCAATACCATTTCTGCGTTACAAAATGTTTTGAAATCTGCAAATTTCACCAGAGATCAGCTTAATTATATCACAGATCAGGAGCTGGCTTACAGAGGACAGACGAGAAAGGATTTTAATATGCAGGTAGGGCAGTCTAAGCTTAATAATCACCAGCTTTTTGTAAATGCTGAAATTCCTGTAAGTGACAACTGGAAAGTGTATACTTTTGGAGGATATAGCTTAAGACACGGAACTTCCGGAGGGTTTTACAGAAGGCCAAGCGAAAGCAGAACCTTTACAGGATTATATTCTAGTGGTTATCTACCACAGATCGGAACAGATATTCAGGATATTTCATTAGCAGCCGGAATCAAAGGAAAATGGGACGGCTGGAATATTGATTTCAGTAATACTTACGGACAGAATTCCTTTACCTATAACATTCAGAATACAGGAAATACCTCTTTGCGTTTTGCTTCACCAAGAGAGTTTAATGCGGGTGGACTGCGATTTTCTCAAAATACCATCAATTTAGATTTTTCTAAAAAATATGATGTATGGGAAGGAATCAACGTAGCATTTGGAGCTGAACACCGTTATGAGAATTTTAAAATTACTCAGGGTGAGGAAGCTTCTTATGCCACATATGATGTTTCCGGAAATGTATGGAACGGAAATTCTGTGAGACCTACAGACTTCTTCGGAGCAGCGCTTCCCGGGGGATCACAGGTCTTTAACGGATTTAAACCTGGAAATGCCGTGGATAAAAACAGACAGTCGGTGGCAGCCTATGCAGATGTTGAATTTAATTTTACCAACTGGTTACTGGTAGATGCGGCAGCGAGATATGAAAACTATTCGGATTTCGGATCGACTTTCAATTATAAACTGGCTTCAAGAATCAAGGTAGCCCCTAATTTCAATGTGAGATTTGCAGGTTCTACAGGGTTCAGAGCACCATCTATTCACCAGATTTATTATAACGTAACGTCTACATTGTTTACGAATAATCAACTTCTGGAAGTAGGAACTTTCAGTAATGATTCGCAGCTGGCAGGGCTATTAGATATGCCAAAACTGAAGCAGGAGACCTCAAAATCGGCAAGTGTAGGATTTACTTACAGAATCCCTGCTGTTGGACTTAGCTTTACTGCAGACGGATATTTCACGAGAATTGATAACCGTATTATTCTTACTGACCAGTTCCTGAGAGCAAGCGTTCCTCAGAAAGCACAGGAAGCTTATGATCAGTTGGGAATCAATGCCGCACAGTTCTTTACCAACGCCATTGATACTGAAACAAAAGGTTTAGATGTGGTAATTTCACATAATGCAAGATTCTCAGGATTTAAACTGGATAATAATTTTGCGATTAACCTTAATAAAACCAAGCAGGTAGGAGATATCCATTCTGCAGGACTTTTGCAGTCGCCACAGCTTGAGAAAGTATACTTTTCTGAAAAATCAAGAGTGTATCTGGAAGAAGCTGTACCGAGAGTGAAAGCCAGTCTTTCGCACACGCTGTCATGGAAGAATGCAACTTTCTACCTGAGAAATACCTATTTCGGAAAAGTAACAGGCGCTGATATTATTGATGTGAATGGAGATGGAATCATTGATTTTAATGAACACCAACCGATCGGAGATAAGATCATCACTGATTTATCTGCTGCCTATCAGTTTACTAAAAATGTAGGATTAACTTTAGGGGTAAATAATTTGTTTGATATTTATCCGACAAAAAACCTTACCGCTTCTACCAATAACGACCAATTCATCTATTCACGTTCCACTTCACAGTTTGGACAGAATGGAAGGTATGTTTTCGCAAGACTTAATTTCAATTTTTAA
- a CDS encoding ATP-dependent helicase gives MDYLKGLNESQYEAVTSLQGPLMVLAGAGSGKTRVLTMRIAHLIHNRIDPFNILALTFTNKAAREMKDRIAKVVGDSNARSLWMGTFHSVFARILRIEAHYLGYPSNFTIYDQQDALNVIKKVLKDMNIDADLYKPKKVQARISTYKNNLITVKAYFNNPELMEADEKANMKFIGQIYQKYVDQCFRNGSMDFDDLLLKTNELLTRFPEVLAKYQDRFRYIMVDEYQDTNHSQYLIVKALASKFENICVVGDDAQSIYSFRGANIYNILNFKKDYTDAKTVSLEQNYRSTQNIVNAANVVIAKNLQQFKKNVFSDNEEGDKIKIYRSLSDADEANFVAGNIWELRNRDQRKYSDFAILYRTNSQTRAFEDALRRKNIPYKVYGGLSFYQRKEVKDLIGYLRLLINENDSEALMRIINYPARGIGETTQNKLIVFADAHNIAVSKVLDNLPMYAPQLGLNNGVLNKLNDFWSMIKAFQVLLKTETAYSVAMEVAKRSGLIKFLKDDQTPEGISRVENVQELMNSMQGFIEEQMQLEDGDPSLSNFLENIALSADTQDKNLEDDMVSLMTIHLSKGLEFPVVHLVGLEENLFPSFMSSATREDLEEERRLFYVALTRAEKQVFFSYAVSRFQWGKITDAEPSRFLSEIDDEYIEFLNPALEKRFINNSGVRSNIFDEHPSEMKSFKKVEKKSIDRGDTSKPAPEVRKLKPVSTAKIINPSGASSQDIEVGDKVRHDRFGIGEVSFLDGTDPQNIKAKVIFIHEGEKNLILKYAKLTKI, from the coding sequence ATGGACTATTTGAAAGGACTCAACGAATCACAATATGAAGCCGTTACCTCTTTACAAGGACCTTTGATGGTACTTGCCGGAGCAGGTTCCGGGAAAACGCGTGTATTGACCATGCGTATTGCCCATTTAATTCACAATAGAATAGACCCTTTCAATATCCTGGCGCTTACCTTTACCAATAAAGCGGCACGTGAAATGAAAGACCGTATCGCAAAAGTAGTAGGAGACAGCAATGCAAGAAGTCTTTGGATGGGAACTTTTCACTCCGTTTTTGCCAGAATTTTAAGAATTGAAGCCCACTACCTGGGATATCCTTCCAACTTTACCATTTATGATCAGCAGGATGCCCTGAATGTGATCAAAAAAGTATTGAAGGATATGAACATTGATGCGGATCTTTATAAACCTAAAAAAGTTCAGGCAAGAATTTCAACGTATAAGAATAATCTGATCACCGTAAAAGCTTATTTCAACAATCCAGAGCTGATGGAAGCTGATGAAAAAGCGAATATGAAATTCATTGGACAGATTTATCAGAAATATGTAGATCAGTGTTTCAGAAACGGATCTATGGACTTTGATGACCTGCTACTGAAAACCAATGAGTTGCTTACCCGTTTTCCGGAAGTGCTGGCAAAATATCAGGATAGATTCCGATACATCATGGTAGATGAGTACCAGGATACCAACCACTCTCAGTATCTTATCGTAAAAGCTTTAGCTTCAAAATTTGAGAATATCTGTGTGGTAGGAGATGATGCACAGTCTATTTATTCTTTCCGTGGAGCGAATATCTATAATATCTTAAACTTTAAAAAAGATTATACTGATGCCAAAACGGTATCATTGGAACAGAATTACCGCTCTACACAGAATATTGTAAATGCGGCTAATGTAGTCATTGCGAAAAACTTACAGCAGTTTAAAAAAAATGTATTCAGTGATAATGAAGAAGGAGATAAGATTAAAATCTACCGATCTCTTTCCGATGCTGATGAAGCCAATTTCGTAGCAGGAAATATCTGGGAACTTCGTAACCGTGACCAGAGAAAGTACAGCGATTTTGCCATTTTATACAGAACCAACTCTCAGACCCGTGCTTTTGAAGATGCACTGAGACGTAAAAATATCCCATATAAAGTGTATGGAGGACTTTCTTTCTACCAAAGGAAAGAAGTAAAAGATCTTATTGGCTATCTTCGTCTTCTGATCAATGAAAATGATTCTGAAGCTTTAATGAGGATTATCAATTATCCTGCAAGAGGAATTGGGGAAACGACTCAGAATAAGCTGATCGTTTTTGCAGATGCTCACAATATTGCGGTTTCAAAGGTATTGGATAATCTTCCGATGTACGCACCTCAGCTAGGTCTGAACAATGGAGTTTTAAACAAACTGAATGACTTTTGGTCTATGATCAAGGCTTTTCAGGTATTGCTGAAAACAGAAACGGCTTACAGCGTTGCGATGGAAGTGGCAAAACGAAGCGGTTTAATTAAATTTTTAAAAGATGATCAGACTCCTGAAGGAATTTCCAGAGTAGAAAACGTACAGGAATTGATGAACTCTATGCAGGGATTCATTGAAGAACAGATGCAGCTTGAGGATGGAGATCCTAGTCTTTCTAATTTCCTTGAAAATATTGCTCTTTCCGCAGATACTCAGGATAAAAACCTGGAAGATGATATGGTTTCTTTGATGACTATTCACCTTTCAAAAGGACTGGAATTCCCGGTTGTACATTTGGTTGGGCTTGAAGAAAACCTGTTTCCTAGTTTTATGAGTTCTGCCACCAGAGAAGATCTGGAAGAAGAGAGAAGATTATTTTATGTAGCATTGACAAGAGCTGAAAAGCAAGTATTCTTTTCATATGCTGTTTCCCGTTTTCAATGGGGAAAAATTACCGATGCAGAGCCTTCAAGATTCTTAAGTGAAATTGATGATGAATATATTGAATTCCTTAACCCTGCTTTGGAAAAAAGGTTTATCAATAATTCAGGAGTAAGATCCAATATCTTTGATGAGCATCCTTCCGAAATGAAATCATTCAAAAAGGTCGAGAAAAAGTCAATTGACAGAGGAGATACCTCGAAACCGGCACCGGAAGTCAGAAAGCTGAAACCCGTAAGCACGGCTAAAATTATCAATCCAAGCGGTGCTTCTTCTCAGGATATTGAAGTAGGAGATAAAGTGAGACATGACCGTTTTGGGATAGGTGAAGTTAGTTTTCTGGATGGAACAGATCCTCAGAATATCAAAGCAAAAGTTATTTTCATTCATGAAGGAGAGAAAAACCTGATCCTGAAATATGCGAAACTGACTAAGATTTAA